The following coding sequences lie in one Armatimonadota bacterium genomic window:
- a CDS encoding IMP cyclohydrolase — protein sequence MYVGRIVAVGMTSKPFVAYRVSSRSFPNRVARITDVGVAIQPLDAEDLKKNPYIAYNCIRVSKNGVVVSNGSHTDPIWEKLEGGVEPETALSDVLAEMGYERDELNTPRIAGIVKDSVGYIGIVRPDKVETAHFDLKPNSCRIICTYEMNKIEDKDYPFFAGTPLEAAKYVIDGGIFENLEKPICAAAWMEKLAVFNPFEVGERKG from the coding sequence ATGTATGTTGGGCGAATAGTCGCTGTGGGCATGACTAGTAAGCCATTTGTTGCATATAGGGTTTCATCGCGTTCGTTTCCAAACAGAGTTGCTAGAATTACCGACGTAGGTGTTGCTATTCAGCCATTAGATGCCGAGGATTTGAAAAAAAACCCTTATATAGCTTACAACTGCATACGCGTATCGAAGAATGGGGTTGTAGTCTCAAATGGCTCGCACACTGACCCAATTTGGGAGAAACTCGAGGGTGGGGTCGAACCGGAAACAGCGCTGAGTGACGTGCTTGCTGAGATGGGTTACGAAAGGGATGAGCTAAACACGCCTCGAATTGCCGGAATTGTAAAAGATTCGGTGGGTTACATTGGGATTGTTCGCCCGGATAAGGTGGAGACTGCTCACTTTGACCTAAAGCCTAATTCCTGTCGAATAATTTGTACTTATGAGATGAATAAGATAGAAGATAAGGATTATCCCTTTTTTGCAGGAACCCCTCTTGAAGCAGCTAAATATGTTATAGATGGCGGTATTTTCGAAAACCTAGAAAAACCAATATGTGCTGCAGCCTGGATGGAAAAGCTAGCGGTATTTAACCCATTTGAAGTTGGCGAAAGAAAGGGATAA
- a CDS encoding uroporphyrinogen decarboxylase family protein, producing the protein MTHMSPKERVLATVNHIQPDRPPIQIYVTPEIHQRLMEYFAPSNYIEAFEVDFRHVSPIELKAPRKPEQGSSIDYYDIWGVGYKNVPNNAGGVYSEACDLALARLKTIDDVQSYPWPNPDDYDYSSIPKQIEQVKDYAICLGNAGIPDIINGVGRGRGMEQVLIDIITEDEVGIAIIDKRVDFYYEWCRRGLEAGGGKIDILCIGEDLGTQKGPTMSPAIFDSFFRPRIQKFIDLAHEFGAKAMLHSCGSTRLLQPKFIEMKLDILDAVQPEPVGMNPEELKKEFGDRLTYCGMISTQKTLPYGTIEECRAEARHRIDVIGKNGGYIFAPAHCIQPDTPLENILAIYEEATGKKFM; encoded by the coding sequence ATGACCCATATGTCTCCAAAGGAACGAGTTCTAGCTACTGTAAATCACATTCAGCCAGACCGCCCACCAATTCAAATATACGTCACGCCGGAAATTCACCAGAGGCTTATGGAATATTTTGCCCCATCAAATTACATTGAGGCTTTTGAAGTTGATTTTCGCCATGTTTCCCCGATTGAACTTAAAGCTCCACGAAAACCCGAACAGGGAAGTTCAATCGACTACTATGACATCTGGGGTGTTGGCTACAAGAACGTTCCCAATAATGCAGGTGGCGTATACAGTGAGGCATGCGACCTCGCTTTGGCACGACTAAAGACAATTGATGATGTTCAATCATATCCATGGCCGAACCCTGACGACTACGACTACTCATCCATCCCCAAACAAATTGAGCAAGTGAAAGATTACGCTATTTGCTTAGGTAATGCAGGCATCCCCGATATTATTAATGGAGTTGGCCGTGGCCGTGGAATGGAACAGGTGCTTATAGATATTATTACAGAAGACGAAGTTGGAATCGCTATTATCGACAAACGCGTAGACTTTTATTATGAATGGTGTCGCAGAGGATTGGAAGCAGGCGGAGGAAAAATAGACATCCTATGCATTGGGGAAGACTTGGGCACACAAAAAGGACCAACCATGAGCCCCGCAATTTTCGACAGCTTCTTCCGGCCTCGGATACAAAAGTTCATTGACTTAGCCCATGAATTCGGAGCAAAAGCAATGCTTCACTCATGCGGCTCAACCCGCTTGCTCCAACCTAAGTTTATTGAAATGAAACTTGATATACTGGATGCAGTCCAGCCGGAACCCGTAGGAATGAATCCAGAAGAATTGAAGAAGGAGTTCGGCGACCGTTTGACGTATTGCGGTATGATAAGCACCCAAAAAACGCTACCCTATGGTACAATTGAGGAATGTCGGGCGGAAGCAAGACATCGTATTGATGTCATAGGAAAAAATGGCGGCTATATATTTGCACCGGCACACTGCATCCAGCCGGACACGCCGCTAGAGAATATACTTGCAATATATGAAGAAGCAACAGGCAAAAAGTTTATGTAG
- a CDS encoding family 10 glycosylhydrolase, which translates to MRTCFLWILTLLVLLKIGAYSADCKFPGHVGAYMNLRDGSAENISALINEAADSGIQFLMPIAKSTSGKAYYKSEIIPEARPGSPDMLKIVINAAHKRGLKVYPWICVNCDGGEQPSKTLEEHPEWRVVSIDGKSGGYIDPSSPEARDYVCSVIKEIVSKYDVDGINLDYLRYPSGRNCFCDRCARLFKEATGYDARDADKAMPGTDKWRKWRAWRMKQINLEMEQIRKVVNEIKPGLPISSYVWGVHTYSEKYQTCQDWKTWIKKGWLDWINPSGYIYNMKSFSDRVSQNRSAIPKGFPYLVTIGVITSHGRLNTADEIKAQINEAMRLGADGIVFFTLEYTRPFLKDLSSTLRQLGKHTSQTR; encoded by the coding sequence ATGAGGACTTGTTTTCTGTGGATACTTACGCTGTTGGTGTTACTAAAAATTGGCGCATATTCGGCAGATTGTAAATTTCCAGGCCATGTTGGGGCTTATATGAACTTGCGCGATGGTTCTGCCGAAAACATTTCTGCTCTTATCAATGAGGCTGCAGATTCGGGAATTCAATTTCTTATGCCTATTGCCAAGTCCACAAGCGGCAAGGCATACTACAAAAGCGAAATTATTCCTGAAGCACGTCCCGGCTCTCCAGATATGCTAAAAATCGTTATAAACGCTGCACATAAACGAGGGCTCAAAGTTTATCCATGGATATGCGTTAATTGCGATGGTGGAGAACAACCATCGAAAACTCTCGAAGAACACCCGGAGTGGCGAGTTGTAAGCATTGATGGAAAAAGCGGTGGTTATATTGACCCTTCTTCTCCGGAAGCACGCGATTATGTGTGCTCTGTAATAAAAGAAATTGTAAGCAAATATGATGTGGATGGTATCAATCTTGATTATCTTCGTTATCCAAGCGGCCGCAATTGCTTTTGTGATAGGTGTGCGAGACTTTTTAAAGAAGCAACAGGCTATGATGCACGTGATGCGGACAAAGCTATGCCAGGAACTGATAAATGGCGCAAGTGGCGGGCTTGGCGAATGAAGCAGATAAATCTGGAGATGGAGCAGATTCGCAAAGTTGTTAACGAGATTAAGCCTGGACTGCCGATTTCTAGCTATGTGTGGGGAGTGCACACTTACAGCGAGAAATACCAGACTTGTCAAGATTGGAAGACATGGATTAAAAAGGGCTGGCTCGATTGGATTAACCCTTCTGGCTACATATACAATATGAAGTCTTTTTCCGACCGTGTAAGCCAAAATCGCTCGGCTATACCTAAAGGTTTCCCATATTTGGTAACTATTGGTGTGATTACAAGTCATGGTAGGCTTAACACCGCAGACGAAATCAAAGCTCAGATAAATGAAGCAATGAGGCTGGGCGCCGATGGCATAGTATTCTTTACGCTAGAATATACAAGGCCGTTTCTAAAGGACCTATCTTCAACGTTAAGGCAACTAGGCAAACATACTTCTCAGACACGTTAA
- a CDS encoding DUF6067 family protein, which yields MAYVNFAAVLLLMILLGTASATTNEYRLWIEPSAKKILQDALPSEQAPSAADLCAARNEWESFQICLRSNKTIRNIGAEASDLKQVKGKGVIPSTNIWLGLVSYVPIMNPPIPYPDPLPPLRPFDLQPNVTQPIWVTVKVPEGIPAGEYKGSIKVTAGRFTSNIAIKLHVWDFTLPKTPSCVTAFGITMESVARTHGATGSAEKTLELHKKYYEMLLDHKISPYHIPVDLMSPDAKAYLEDPRMTSYIIPYIEDDAKLKALVQYLIENNWFRKGYFYPLDEPVDKNAYDRLKQITDRLRAIEPRYRIVAPFFRGPDFAEGKTIWDFAIGQINIWCPNEHYFDLEPRTRLMIRARKNAGEDVWWYVCCGPGDPYSNFFVQQEAMKHRMLFWHQKREGVDGLLYWSTTYWMPWAGCDDPWKSMMTVKNINPNIFGDGSLLYPGKPVGIDGPVSSLRLEVIRDGIEDFEYLCLANNLLGSSATNQYIRTVAKSLTDYELDPLKLEKVRRRLGMAIEKAFQNKIN from the coding sequence ATGGCATACGTAAACTTCGCCGCTGTCCTACTCCTCATGATATTATTGGGCACTGCGTCGGCAACAACAAATGAATACCGGCTTTGGATTGAACCATCAGCAAAGAAAATTCTACAAGATGCACTACCTTCCGAGCAAGCGCCTTCTGCCGCCGATCTTTGCGCTGCACGCAACGAATGGGAATCTTTCCAAATATGCCTAAGGTCCAACAAGACTATACGAAACATTGGAGCCGAAGCTTCTGACCTCAAGCAGGTAAAAGGCAAAGGCGTTATTCCAAGTACAAATATCTGGTTAGGCTTAGTTTCGTACGTGCCTATAATGAATCCACCAATTCCATATCCAGATCCACTGCCGCCTCTTCGCCCCTTTGATCTTCAGCCTAACGTTACTCAACCAATATGGGTTACTGTCAAAGTACCTGAGGGAATTCCAGCAGGCGAATACAAAGGAAGCATTAAGGTAACAGCAGGCAGGTTTACGTCAAACATAGCAATCAAACTTCATGTTTGGGACTTCACCCTACCTAAGACACCCAGTTGTGTGACAGCTTTCGGCATCACCATGGAATCAGTCGCTCGAACGCACGGCGCTACTGGCAGCGCTGAAAAGACTTTAGAGCTACATAAGAAATACTATGAGATGCTTCTCGACCATAAAATTTCACCATACCATATCCCGGTTGACCTCATGTCGCCCGATGCAAAGGCGTATCTAGAAGACCCGCGGATGACTTCTTATATCATCCCCTACATCGAAGATGATGCAAAACTCAAAGCGCTAGTCCAGTACCTCATCGAAAATAACTGGTTTAGGAAGGGCTACTTTTACCCTCTTGATGAGCCGGTCGATAAAAATGCTTATGACCGGCTAAAACAAATTACAGACCGCCTACGTGCAATCGAACCAAGATACCGCATTGTGGCGCCTTTCTTCCGAGGACCAGATTTTGCAGAAGGAAAAACCATTTGGGACTTTGCAATCGGGCAGATAAACATCTGGTGTCCAAATGAACACTATTTCGACCTTGAGCCGCGTACCCGGCTAATGATAAGGGCCCGCAAGAACGCCGGCGAAGATGTTTGGTGGTATGTTTGCTGCGGGCCTGGCGACCCATATTCGAATTTCTTTGTTCAACAGGAAGCAATGAAACACAGAATGCTTTTCTGGCATCAGAAACGAGAAGGCGTTGACGGACTCCTTTACTGGTCAACGACGTATTGGATGCCTTGGGCAGGATGCGATGACCCATGGAAATCAATGATGACCGTAAAGAACATAAACCCAAATATATTCGGCGACGGTTCGCTCCTATATCCTGGAAAACCCGTTGGAATTGACGGCCCAGTTTCGTCACTTCGGTTGGAAGTGATTCGCGATGGCATCGAAGACTTCGAATACTTATGTCTTGCTAATAACTTGCTTGGTTCTAGCGCAACGAACCAATACATCCGCACGGTAGCAAAATCGCTAACAGATTATGAGCTAGATCCGCTTAAACTTGAAAAAGTAAGAAGAAGATTAGGAATGGCAATTGAAAAAGCCTTTCAGAACAAAATTAATTAG
- the pdxA gene encoding 4-hydroxythreonine-4-phosphate dehydrogenase PdxA — protein sequence MSTRPVIGITMGDPAGIGPEIVLGALQRRDIYKRLVPVVIGSLSVLKRVADILGIRTLLLAVSDPRSAEGIPGMIEVLDVVVEGIQEIEPGKVQAIGGRAADAYIRYACELALWQKIDAIVTAPISKESLRAAGVEGIGHTEMLADYLDAPNPLTMFITENMRIFFLSRHLSLREAIDYITEERLLNMLQLVNNAMRELGFESPKIGVAALNPHASDGGQFGNEEEKILIPAVKKAQAMGINAQGPVGADSIFHQALEGRYDCVLSLYHDQGHIAAKTRDFYRTVSATLGLPVLRTSVDHGTAFDIAWQGRANPVSMEAAIIAAADLLEHQRRNL from the coding sequence ATGTCAACAAGACCGGTAATTGGAATAACTATGGGTGACCCAGCTGGGATTGGCCCAGAAATCGTGCTTGGTGCCCTACAGCGTCGGGATATTTATAAGCGTTTGGTTCCAGTCGTGATAGGCAGCCTTTCTGTGCTTAAGCGAGTGGCTGATATCTTAGGTATTCGAACACTGTTATTAGCCGTCAGCGACCCCAGAAGTGCCGAAGGGATTCCAGGAATGATTGAAGTATTGGATGTCGTTGTCGAAGGCATCCAAGAAATCGAACCGGGGAAGGTTCAAGCAATTGGAGGTCGTGCCGCCGATGCATACATAAGGTATGCATGTGAATTGGCATTGTGGCAAAAGATAGACGCTATTGTAACTGCCCCAATTAGCAAAGAATCGCTGAGGGCCGCCGGTGTTGAAGGCATTGGACACACCGAAATGCTTGCCGACTATCTAGATGCACCAAACCCACTCACAATGTTTATAACTGAGAATATGAGGATTTTCTTCCTTTCTCGCCATCTTTCGCTAAGAGAAGCAATTGACTATATAACAGAGGAACGTCTGCTCAACATGCTGCAATTAGTGAACAATGCGATGAGAGAATTGGGTTTCGAGTCGCCGAAAATTGGAGTAGCCGCGCTTAATCCGCATGCAAGCGATGGTGGGCAATTTGGCAATGAGGAAGAAAAGATTCTAATCCCTGCTGTCAAAAAAGCACAAGCAATGGGCATAAATGCGCAGGGACCTGTGGGCGCTGATTCTATATTTCACCAAGCTCTTGAAGGTAGATATGACTGCGTGCTTTCGCTATACCATGATCAGGGTCACATCGCTGCAAAGACGCGGGATTTCTATCGAACAGTTTCAGCGACACTGGGATTGCCTGTCCTTCGCACATCCGTTGACCATGGAACGGCGTTTGACATCGCTTGGCAGGGTAGGGCGAATCCCGTTAGTATGGAAGCTGCCATTATCGCTGCTGCAGACTTACTCGAACATCAAAGGCGAAACTTGTAA
- a CDS encoding tryptophan-rich sensory protein, with amino-acid sequence MAYELRISWFSVIVIALIVTLVALIGSYFSNQNRDWYEQLKKPPFQPPNWVFPIVWNVIFLLAIVSLSLVWNSRPHTNGTFWVISLAFLNGVLNIAWSALFFGNRMVYIAIWDAAAICLSVIGIIIISWRISRIASILFIPYALWTGFATYLTWVIWRLNV; translated from the coding sequence ATGGCATACGAATTACGAATTTCATGGTTTTCAGTTATAGTAATAGCTTTGATTGTGACATTGGTTGCTTTAATTGGAAGTTACTTTAGCAATCAAAACAGGGATTGGTATGAACAGCTGAAAAAGCCCCCCTTCCAGCCACCGAATTGGGTATTTCCAATTGTATGGAATGTTATATTTCTACTTGCAATTGTGTCGCTATCGCTTGTATGGAATAGCCGCCCACACACGAACGGCACATTTTGGGTCATAAGCCTTGCTTTCCTTAATGGTGTTTTAAATATTGCATGGTCGGCGCTGTTCTTTGGAAACCGCATGGTATATATTGCAATATGGGATGCGGCGGCGATTTGTTTATCTGTAATAGGGATAATTATTATTTCTTGGCGTATTTCACGCATTGCATCTATTCTTTTCATCCCATATGCTCTCTGGACTGGGTTTGCAACGTATTTAACATGGGTGATTTGGCGTCTTAATGTATAA
- a CDS encoding trehalase family glycosidase — MNRCLRAVLILAVFTFLPSYADISPPVSEHLVAWYKMNEGKGNVIHDSIQPSADGELNNGNWAPTGGVIFNGNGNVQIGSAPKLLFRSNFTLAARIKSSSTSFGQIVGSAGAGGLVFSTNQLKFAIWGHDWHVEQFLPEDQWLHIAVTMDEEQNARMYVNGSEVGASRVMAWPKDPDNWTIGGWNVGEGFRGIIADVMIYNIALNKRQVKELAAMFGLDKEPLIPIDERAPLNKTPKSVREMAKILAPLALEPDLLPRYPFSAMMGGKRFAEALRIHKYADRTAAEKWLADNIPTFDCPDAKWTRCWYYRWFLVRVNYQEEDGIPGFYEGKRGGYTRHITYSAPHIMDEVRWLRDGKYAYGQAEILGKRREPNGRRFGGYTHWISSTLWNTYLVHPDKKRLAKLLPAWAEDTECAFPGKLDTNRPLRDYLLNPPSHWATGMEWQPAWFYFDNYDRSKETNLYRPDYTAYYYANARAVANMYRELGDTNRAKQFDALADKIKEALNTLMWDADTNFFYSIKTGTDDQKAMVKEIVGIYPFAFEVPEKTHVRAFESILNPEEFWGPWKLTTCTMKCPMFTPKVVLCNWNGPIWPHANSIVANALAQGIRRYMAPAVTRKHLWELLDSYTNLHYEDKGIWKQPNIREEGNADDGQMFGCPDYFHSTYNNLIITLVGGLVPRNDDKVELFPVVDIPWDYFRLDKIPYKGHQLTIVFDLREDGKRYKGCPKGYSLFIDGKLVATKPKLERMTAKLPSQ; from the coding sequence ATGAATAGATGCCTTAGAGCAGTTCTTATTCTTGCAGTATTTACATTCCTACCAAGCTATGCAGATATTTCTCCTCCTGTTTCTGAACATTTGGTAGCCTGGTACAAAATGAATGAAGGTAAAGGCAATGTGATACACGATTCCATCCAGCCGTCTGCTGACGGGGAATTGAACAACGGTAATTGGGCACCAACGGGAGGGGTCATTTTTAACGGAAATGGAAACGTCCAAATTGGAAGCGCTCCAAAGTTGCTATTCCGCTCAAACTTTACACTTGCCGCAAGGATAAAAAGTAGCTCCACCTCGTTTGGTCAAATTGTCGGGTCTGCTGGTGCCGGTGGGCTAGTATTCTCCACAAATCAATTAAAGTTTGCTATCTGGGGCCATGACTGGCACGTTGAACAATTCCTGCCTGAGGACCAATGGCTCCATATTGCTGTTACAATGGACGAAGAACAAAACGCGCGAATGTATGTCAATGGCTCTGAGGTTGGAGCATCAAGAGTTATGGCATGGCCAAAAGATCCTGACAATTGGACAATCGGAGGATGGAACGTTGGTGAAGGATTCCGAGGGATAATTGCTGATGTAATGATTTACAATATTGCGCTTAATAAAAGGCAAGTTAAAGAATTAGCAGCTATGTTTGGCCTTGATAAGGAGCCTCTGATTCCAATTGACGAACGCGCCCCTTTGAACAAAACACCAAAATCAGTACGTGAAATGGCGAAAATTTTAGCGCCTCTTGCACTTGAACCTGACCTCCTCCCAAGATACCCTTTCAGCGCTATGATGGGAGGTAAGCGATTTGCTGAAGCTTTGCGCATTCATAAGTATGCCGACAGAACAGCCGCCGAGAAATGGCTTGCTGATAATATCCCCACTTTCGACTGCCCAGATGCAAAATGGACACGCTGCTGGTACTACCGCTGGTTTCTCGTCAGAGTAAACTATCAAGAAGAAGATGGCATCCCAGGGTTTTATGAAGGTAAGCGGGGCGGATATACGCGACATATAACTTATTCTGCGCCTCATATAATGGATGAAGTTCGCTGGTTACGCGACGGCAAGTACGCCTATGGTCAAGCAGAAATTCTTGGCAAGCGGCGGGAGCCAAACGGTAGAAGGTTCGGAGGATATACCCATTGGATTTCAAGCACACTATGGAATACTTACCTCGTGCATCCAGACAAAAAGAGATTAGCAAAACTTTTACCAGCATGGGCAGAAGACACTGAGTGCGCTTTTCCTGGCAAACTCGATACCAATAGGCCTCTACGCGATTATCTTCTCAATCCACCAAGTCACTGGGCAACAGGCATGGAATGGCAGCCTGCTTGGTTTTATTTCGACAATTATGACCGAAGCAAGGAAACAAACCTTTACCGACCCGACTACACAGCCTATTACTATGCTAACGCCCGCGCTGTGGCAAATATGTATCGTGAATTAGGCGATACAAACAGAGCTAAACAATTTGATGCCCTGGCTGACAAAATTAAAGAAGCGCTCAATACACTCATGTGGGATGCAGATACAAACTTCTTCTATTCAATCAAAACTGGCACAGATGACCAAAAAGCAATGGTAAAAGAAATTGTCGGCATTTATCCGTTTGCATTCGAAGTTCCAGAGAAAACGCACGTTCGAGCATTCGAGTCTATTTTGAATCCAGAAGAGTTTTGGGGACCTTGGAAGCTTACCACTTGCACAATGAAGTGTCCAATGTTCACCCCAAAAGTTGTGCTTTGCAACTGGAATGGTCCCATCTGGCCGCATGCAAATAGCATTGTTGCCAATGCGCTTGCCCAGGGAATACGAAGATACATGGCTCCAGCCGTTACACGAAAGCATCTTTGGGAGCTTCTCGATTCATACACAAATCTTCATTACGAGGATAAAGGAATTTGGAAGCAACCGAATATCCGAGAAGAAGGAAACGCAGATGATGGACAAATGTTTGGATGCCCAGACTACTTCCATTCTACATACAATAACTTAATCATCACACTAGTAGGAGGTTTGGTGCCGAGGAACGACGATAAGGTCGAGCTTTTCCCTGTTGTTGACATACCTTGGGACTATTTTAGGCTGGACAAAATCCCCTACAAAGGCCATCAGCTAACCATTGTTTTCGATTTAAGGGAGGATGGCAAGCGTTATAAAGGCTGTCCCAAAGGATATAGCCTATTCATAGACGGCAAGCTGGTAGCCACTAAACCAAAACTTGAACGAATGACAGCAAAGTTGCCAAGCCAATAA